A portion of the Hoylesella buccalis ATCC 35310 genome contains these proteins:
- the ltrA gene encoding group II intron reverse transcriptase/maturase — MKERMQKTLSQVNGCPQRNRSETEWYGGVQTFMWMCEDNIVEVPFDKEHLLEQILSPANLNRAYKAVMRNKGCGGIDKMSCEQLLPWLLTNKDELMSSLLDGSYRPNPVKRVEIPKDNGKMRLLGIPTVVDRLVQQAINQVLTPIYENQFSKTSYGFRPRRGCHDALRGAQRIINEGYIYVVDLDLERFFDTVSHSKLIEILSRTIKDGRVVSLIHKYLRSGVMNKGLFEASEEGTPQGGPLSPLLSNIMLNELDKELERRGLPFVRYADDSMIFCKSKRAAMRVKESITRFIENTLYLKVNKEKTVVSYVRGVKYLGYSFYVMNGKCQLTVHPKSKTKLKSRLKELTSRSNGWGYAKRKQKLKEYIRGWVGYYHLANMKRLMLETDEWLRRRIRMCIWKAWKKVETKVANLIRCGIDKYKAYEWGNTRKGYWRIADSPILTRAIDNYRLRSAGYATLMGAYLEWHPK; from the coding sequence ATGAAGGAAAGAATGCAGAAAACATTATCCCAAGTTAATGGCTGTCCCCAAAGAAATAGGTCGGAAACCGAATGGTATGGGGGAGTGCAGACCTTCATGTGGATGTGTGAAGACAACATCGTGGAAGTACCATTTGACAAGGAACACCTCCTTGAGCAAATCCTTAGTCCTGCAAATCTCAATCGAGCCTACAAGGCAGTGATGAGAAACAAGGGATGTGGTGGTATCGACAAGATGTCGTGCGAGCAACTGCTCCCATGGCTCTTGACCAATAAGGATGAACTCATGAGTTCCTTGCTGGACGGCTCTTACCGTCCGAACCCAGTCAAGAGGGTAGAGATACCCAAAGACAACGGCAAGATGCGCCTTTTGGGCATACCTACAGTAGTAGACCGCTTGGTGCAACAAGCCATTAACCAAGTACTGACTCCTATTTATGAGAACCAATTCTCCAAGACAAGCTACGGCTTCCGTCCGAGAAGAGGCTGCCATGACGCACTTCGTGGAGCGCAGAGGATAATCAACGAAGGCTACATTTATGTAGTTGACCTTGACCTCGAACGTTTCTTCGACACTGTGAGCCATAGCAAACTCATAGAAATTCTCAGTCGTACGATAAAAGACGGCAGAGTGGTCAGTCTTATACACAAATATCTCCGAAGCGGTGTAATGAACAAAGGTTTGTTTGAAGCGAGCGAAGAAGGAACTCCCCAAGGAGGACCGCTAAGTCCGTTGTTGAGTAACATCATGCTCAATGAATTGGACAAAGAACTCGAACGCAGAGGACTCCCCTTTGTACGCTATGCCGATGACTCGATGATATTCTGCAAGTCCAAAAGGGCTGCAATGCGAGTGAAGGAGTCTATAACCCGATTTATAGAGAATACTCTATATCTCAAAGTCAACAAGGAAAAGACCGTAGTGTCGTATGTGCGAGGAGTGAAATACCTCGGCTATTCCTTTTATGTAATGAACGGCAAATGCCAACTTACGGTACACCCAAAGTCCAAAACCAAGCTGAAGTCAAGGCTAAAAGAATTGACAAGTCGCAGCAATGGATGGGGATATGCCAAGAGAAAGCAAAAGCTGAAAGAATATATAAGAGGTTGGGTAGGTTATTATCACCTTGCCAATATGAAACGTCTCATGCTTGAAACAGACGAATGGTTAAGACGTAGAATACGCATGTGTATATGGAAGGCTTGGAAGAAAGTCGAGACAAAAGTGGCAAACCTCATCAGATGTGGTATTGATAAATACAAAGCATACGAATGGGGTAATACTCGCAAGGGTTATTGGCGAATAGCTGATAGTCCTATTTTAACAAGGGCGATAGATAACTATAGACTACGCTCAGCAGGGTATGCAACTTTAATGGGGGCGTATCTCGAATGGCACCCAAAATAG
- a CDS encoding PspC domain-containing protein, translating to MKKNITINMLGRLYAIDEDAYGLLQQYIDTLRSYFAHKPDGKEIADDIEARIAELFDDLKTQGIEAINIQHVQNIITRIGDPKEMVEEEPLDEETAVQEEEQAEEKSMGNRLKEEVVAYIERLRKSGKRLYRDPTDKKITGLLAGCARYFGGDPLWWRLACVLLVFITFNTSLSSGRFFHVTPFTWTPLWLVLIYFMVSIITPVAQNPEDRLKMKGKDVTPQNLAQEVTEEHVQADTTQPRRTGVSGCVAGFFKIILLLIKGVFILACIVAGLVLVAALATLIVLLTMPDLFGDVEFAKLYSHAVSPALGIVCVVGMAGVLFIPLYCGIHAILSNTQKLTPMGTPQRLMWAGLWTVSLIVAIVSGIAIGARMTIAERKMDDIRHEAYIKENTHNGVFINETDWDFLNQGGWYLLVAPSNRENHYTSSGEYYTGNQGMRYLSGYSEWGLGYQVEREKTDVTPGTYTLSVAARTNGKGAYVYAIADGRKYLVEIPANGNTGGDIWAEAKRSLSIADSLSSDPDRTYYQNIVDANDGNGYGWNRIEINNIRSTKGTVRYGISTKSSFTGTTFAGQWVSAADFNLK from the coding sequence GGCTCGCATTGCGGAACTGTTTGACGACCTCAAGACACAAGGCATCGAGGCGATTAACATTCAGCACGTGCAGAACATCATCACACGAATCGGAGATCCCAAAGAGATGGTCGAGGAAGAACCCTTAGACGAGGAGACGGCGGTGCAAGAGGAGGAGCAGGCAGAAGAAAAGAGTATGGGCAACCGACTGAAGGAAGAAGTTGTGGCTTATATCGAACGATTGAGAAAATCGGGCAAACGTCTATACCGAGATCCCACCGACAAGAAGATAACCGGACTGCTGGCTGGATGTGCCCGCTACTTTGGTGGCGACCCCTTGTGGTGGCGACTGGCTTGCGTGTTACTCGTATTTATCACTTTTAATACATCATTGTCTTCTGGCAGGTTCTTCCATGTAACGCCATTCACGTGGACACCGCTTTGGCTCGTGCTCATCTATTTCATGGTCTCAATCATCACACCCGTGGCACAGAATCCCGAAGACCGACTGAAAATGAAAGGCAAGGATGTGACACCACAAAACTTGGCGCAGGAAGTGACCGAAGAACACGTTCAGGCCGACACCACTCAACCTCGCCGGACTGGAGTGTCGGGATGCGTAGCTGGCTTTTTCAAGATTATCCTGCTGTTGATAAAAGGCGTCTTTATTCTTGCCTGTATTGTTGCCGGACTGGTTTTGGTGGCTGCATTGGCCACCCTCATCGTGCTGCTGACCATGCCCGATCTATTTGGCGATGTTGAGTTTGCTAAGCTTTATTCACACGCGGTTAGTCCGGCATTGGGCATCGTATGTGTTGTGGGTATGGCAGGAGTGCTTTTCATTCCCCTTTATTGCGGCATCCACGCAATACTTAGCAACACCCAAAAACTCACGCCAATGGGTACTCCGCAACGCCTGATGTGGGCGGGACTGTGGACCGTGAGCCTCATTGTGGCCATCGTCAGTGGTATCGCCATTGGCGCAAGAATGACTATTGCCGAGAGGAAAATGGATGATATAAGGCACGAAGCCTACATCAAGGAGAACACCCACAATGGCGTATTCATCAACGAAACCGATTGGGATTTCCTGAATCAGGGCGGATGGTATCTGCTGGTTGCTCCGTCAAATCGTGAGAACCACTACACCTCAAGTGGAGAATATTATACTGGCAACCAGGGTATGCGCTATCTGAGCGGATACTCTGAATGGGGGTTGGGCTATCAGGTGGAGCGTGAGAAAACTGATGTTACACCTGGCACATATACCTTGAGCGTGGCCGCTCGCACCAATGGCAAGGGAGCTTATGTATATGCCATTGCGGATGGACGTAAATATTTGGTGGAGATACCAGCCAATGGCAATACGGGCGGGGATATCTGGGCAGAGGCGAAACGCAGTTTGAGCATCGCAGACTCGCTGTCATCCGATCCGGACAGGACCTATTATCAGAATATCGTTGACGCTAACGACGGCAATGGATACGGATGGAACCGCATAGAAATCAACAACATACGCAGCACCAAAGGCACCGTTCGCTACGGCATTTCCACAAAATCGAGCTTCACCGGCACTACGTTCGCAGGACAATGGGTGTCAGCAGCAGACTTTAACCTGAAATAG
- a CDS encoding integrase: protein MKTSKTSINCNRVGNCSLTLVLDKRTNKETMEYPMAICFTIERKRYYHKLTDMPFQTEKYFNSVCSVTSSRSSLMDVYKEWQGILEDFRDKVVKLSKSHELTIGLIKTMLSGVEYQDEHSLSFIGMWEGLIARYRDDNRVGCAENYQWALNSFLKIVGRTEGFKVDKDVIAKWNDGMKNGIMIDGMLVGKIADATRGMYLRTCRVVWNECIKRGFLPADKYPFSNKDNDLISIPRGKRRQQSYLSIAEMTELYHVFEEKRYPEMWDKEYTKRVHVSLGLFLAQYLCNGFNLADAGRLTYNRTYFAEGGRAFEFMRKKTSARSNSMSVVVVPIIQPLQFILDGIAAKPKKDAYVFPQIFQGEEDELKRRKLTVQENSNIKDRVIRVCKEVLKWDKEPSGTWARHSFATNLKLAGVEELYISESMGHSMGNNITAGYQDMYPLETRFDNNSKLLNLVPSPQAVDIDSMTPEQAKEMLKAILGQK, encoded by the coding sequence ATGAAGACTTCAAAAACATCAATCAACTGTAATCGGGTGGGTAACTGTTCTCTTACTCTTGTGTTGGATAAGCGTACTAATAAAGAGACGATGGAATATCCAATGGCTATCTGCTTCACCATAGAACGAAAGCGGTACTATCATAAGCTGACCGATATGCCATTTCAAACGGAAAAGTACTTCAATAGTGTTTGTAGTGTAACAAGTTCTCGAAGTTCTCTTATGGATGTTTATAAAGAATGGCAAGGGATATTAGAGGACTTTCGTGATAAGGTCGTGAAACTTAGTAAGTCGCATGAACTGACTATTGGGCTGATTAAGACAATGCTTTCTGGAGTGGAATATCAAGACGAGCATTCTTTGTCGTTTATCGGCATGTGGGAAGGGCTTATTGCAAGGTATCGGGATGATAATAGAGTGGGCTGTGCCGAAAATTACCAGTGGGCTCTTAACTCTTTTCTGAAGATAGTTGGTCGGACAGAAGGCTTCAAGGTGGACAAGGATGTTATAGCCAAGTGGAATGATGGAATGAAGAACGGCATAATGATTGATGGTATGCTGGTTGGGAAAATAGCTGATGCAACACGGGGAATGTATTTAAGAACTTGTCGTGTTGTTTGGAATGAATGTATTAAACGAGGCTTTCTTCCGGCTGACAAATACCCATTCTCAAATAAAGACAATGACCTCATTTCCATTCCAAGAGGGAAAAGAAGACAACAATCCTACTTGTCAATCGCTGAAATGACGGAACTCTATCATGTCTTTGAGGAGAAACGATACCCAGAAATGTGGGACAAAGAATATACGAAACGTGTACACGTTTCCTTAGGATTGTTTCTTGCGCAATATTTGTGCAATGGCTTCAATCTTGCCGACGCAGGTAGACTAACTTATAATCGAACCTATTTTGCTGAGGGCGGTAGGGCTTTTGAATTTATGCGAAAGAAAACATCGGCACGAAGTAATAGTATGTCGGTGGTAGTAGTGCCTATTATTCAGCCTTTGCAATTCATCTTGGACGGGATAGCAGCCAAGCCTAAGAAAGATGCATATGTGTTTCCACAGATATTTCAAGGTGAAGAGGATGAGTTGAAACGAAGAAAGCTCACAGTACAAGAGAATTCAAATATTAAAGATCGGGTAATCAGAGTTTGCAAGGAAGTGTTGAAGTGGGACAAAGAGCCTTCGGGAACATGGGCGAGGCATTCTTTTGCCACGAATCTCAAGTTGGCGGGAGTGGAAGAGTTGTACATATCGGAGAGCATGGGACATTCTATGGGTAATAATATTACGGCCGGGTATCAGGATATGTATCCATTGGAGACCAGATTCGATAATAACTCAAAGTTGCTGAATCTTGTACCGAGTCCTCAGGCTGTTGATATTGATAGTATGACGCCAGAGCAAGCAAAGGAGATGCTGAAGGCAATATTAGGACAGAAATAG
- a CDS encoding RNA-binding domain-containing protein translates to MTEQDVIALRDLAEVGSAQFKERINDKYDIGCELVAFSNSHGGRLVIGINDKTGNINALSYKELQETTNMLTSMASENVLPGILIDIENVPVKGGAVVVATIPEGKNKPYHDNKGVIWVKNGTDRRKIFDNAEIAEMMTGCGAFFPDVAAVNDITVDDLDERTLKIYLQNRFTKVLGLKGFVGDKYKKASLDEIANAIAKNHDISQLLRNLHFILPTGRLTVAAVLLFASYTQRWLPVITAKCICFVGNSVGGTQFRDKVDDADMEGNLLHQFDTIMAFYTRNLRTVQTNDEFNSKGELEIPYVSLVEFTVNALVHRSLNWRAPIRIFIFDDRLEIHSPGTLPDGLTVDDIKAGTSMPRNVFLFNNANYLLPYTGVGSGIQRSLETGLDVQFENNEKSREFLVTIYRHTNLESSQEIDKSNQDKAKSNQEADHSVQRSYGKLTKKQIDLLNFCSVPRTAQEIMDRLRITNQTRNRKKHITPLLEMGMLEMTIPEHPNDKNQKYRKIRSGDNPTLPIAECL, encoded by the coding sequence ATGACAGAACAAGACGTGATTGCATTGCGTGATCTGGCTGAGGTTGGAAGTGCCCAGTTTAAGGAGCGAATCAATGATAAATACGATATAGGCTGCGAACTTGTTGCTTTTAGCAATAGCCATGGTGGTCGATTGGTCATTGGTATCAATGATAAGACGGGCAATATCAATGCTTTGTCTTACAAGGAACTTCAGGAGACAACAAATATGTTGACCAGTATGGCTTCAGAGAATGTTCTCCCTGGCATACTTATTGATATAGAGAATGTCCCGGTAAAAGGCGGTGCTGTTGTCGTGGCTACAATCCCTGAAGGAAAGAATAAGCCCTACCATGATAACAAAGGGGTTATTTGGGTAAAGAATGGTACCGATAGGCGAAAGATCTTTGATAATGCTGAAATTGCAGAGATGATGACAGGTTGTGGAGCATTCTTTCCCGATGTGGCAGCTGTCAATGATATAACCGTTGATGACCTTGACGAGAGGACGCTGAAGATTTATCTTCAGAACCGTTTTACAAAAGTGTTAGGTCTGAAAGGGTTTGTTGGTGATAAATACAAGAAGGCCTCGCTCGATGAGATAGCTAATGCCATAGCCAAAAATCATGATATTAGTCAGTTGCTGCGTAATCTACATTTTATACTGCCTACCGGTAGGCTTACGGTGGCTGCAGTTCTTCTGTTTGCCTCATATACTCAACGATGGTTGCCAGTGATAACAGCAAAATGTATCTGTTTCGTAGGCAATTCTGTTGGTGGAACACAGTTTCGTGACAAGGTAGATGATGCTGATATGGAAGGAAACTTGCTCCATCAGTTTGATACCATCATGGCATTCTATACACGTAATCTCCGCACAGTACAAACTAATGATGAGTTTAATTCTAAAGGTGAACTGGAAATTCCTTATGTTAGTCTTGTAGAATTTACCGTTAATGCTCTGGTACACCGTTCACTTAACTGGAGAGCTCCTATCCGTATCTTTATCTTTGATGACAGATTGGAAATCCATAGTCCCGGAACACTTCCTGATGGGCTGACTGTAGATGACATCAAAGCAGGTACCTCTATGCCTCGAAACGTGTTCCTTTTTAATAATGCGAATTACTTACTACCCTACACAGGTGTTGGTAGTGGTATTCAGCGTTCTTTGGAAACGGGACTTGATGTGCAGTTTGAGAATAATGAGAAATCACGGGAGTTCCTGGTCACAATTTATCGTCATACTAATCTGGAAAGTAGCCAAGAAATAGATAAAAGTAACCAAGATAAGGCGAAAAGTAACCAAGAAGCCGATCATTCAGTTCAAAGGAGTTATGGAAAACTAACCAAGAAACAAATTGATTTACTCAACTTCTGCAGCGTACCCCGTACAGCTCAGGAAATAATGGACAGGCTGCGAATTACCAATCAAACAAGGAATAGAAAGAAGCATATCACTCCCCTCTTGGAGATGGGGATGCTGGAAATGACCATTCCAGAACACCCGAACGATAAGAATCAGAAGTATCGTAAGATAAGGTCTGGCGACAATCCCACTTTGCCCATTGCTGAATGTTTATAA
- a CDS encoding DUF6291 domain-containing protein produces MEKEIKGFMLFTDQKEAICCLDDAEAGILFKALYGYAANGVRPTFEDKALMSLFCMLRIQIDRSQSSYEKRCRANRANALKRQASRLVTSKVENQIQPSSAIVSDGNPSQDKNKTKSKDMNNIDEEAVTSVINVGDMMDSFEMIWKMYGKPVGNILALREKWMQLTDDDRTKIMQYVPQYVASRPEVQYRKNFENFLSQRIWETEPIRNANIKVGIVLQDNAPNKYQNDESW; encoded by the coding sequence ATGGAAAAGGAAATCAAGGGCTTTATGCTGTTTACAGACCAAAAGGAGGCCATCTGCTGTTTGGACGATGCAGAGGCAGGAATCCTCTTCAAGGCTCTTTATGGCTATGCTGCCAATGGGGTAAGACCAACGTTTGAGGACAAGGCTTTGATGTCCCTCTTTTGCATGCTTCGTATTCAGATTGATCGTAGCCAAAGCTCATACGAGAAGAGATGTCGGGCGAATAGGGCCAATGCCCTGAAACGTCAGGCGTCTCGACTGGTTACAAGTAAGGTAGAGAACCAAATACAACCATCGTCGGCCATCGTTAGCGATGGCAATCCGTCGCAGGATAAGAATAAGACTAAGAGTAAGGATATGAATAACATTGATGAAGAAGCTGTAACTTCTGTCATCAATGTTGGTGATATGATGGACTCGTTTGAGATGATATGGAAGATGTATGGTAAGCCTGTGGGAAATATTTTGGCCTTGAGGGAAAAGTGGATGCAGCTAACTGATGATGACAGGACGAAAATCATGCAGTATGTCCCGCAGTATGTAGCTTCCCGCCCAGAAGTGCAATACCGCAAGAACTTTGAGAACTTTCTCTCCCAAAGAATATGGGAAACCGAGCCTATCCGAAATGCTAACATAAAAGTGGGTATTGTGCTGCAAGACAATGCCCCCAATAAATACCAAAACGATGAATCATGGTAA
- a CDS encoding PKD domain-containing protein — MTIDLDFSIALNDIAPGVVSITNKSKGGSQYEWTFEGGIPSTSSLQHPGTITFADGGEHKIRLRVFNGSYCCPVKLKRA, encoded by the coding sequence ATGACTATAGACTTAGATTTTTCAATCGCCCTCAACGACATTGCCCCGGGCGTGGTATCCATTACCAATAAGAGTAAGGGCGGAAGTCAATACGAGTGGACCTTTGAAGGTGGAATCCCCTCTACATCCAGCCTACAGCATCCAGGCACGATAACCTTTGCGGACGGTGGTGAGCATAAGATTCGCCTAAGAGTATTCAATGGCAGTTATTGCTGTCCGGTAAAACTCAAAAGAGCATAA
- a CDS encoding leucine-rich repeat domain-containing protein, whose translation MQISTIRKSITTLALLLVFSVSHAQKVIKVEKPGELSKQITSSEKFSITDLTISGSINGADILCLREMAGRDIEGKPTEGKLSTLDLSGAKIVANGGNYYQVKRGMFTKYYAPAYDDEVSAYMFYQCQALITLKLPTTTKSIEQNAFSGCTSLTECVIPQSVAIMRENAFKDCGKLASIALPNSLKEISKCAFAGCKSLTSVTFPSQLEKIGAQAFENCTSLATLSELPSLLSEIEEKAFYNTAVTAYTVAEDNDYYCASNGVLYDADKISIQLYPAGSSATSFEIPGSVGEIDEYAFAYAKNLKNISLPEGLTNVSKYAFEHAGLEQFTSLASNLSIGESAFSDCVELQTVDFKGAIGGIGSYAFKNNKKLSVVQFTGSAMPEFGQYVFTPKAVKLKVYVEKNLIDKFKDAFTSKKVALGTMYEIFDITTSGIAKQSVYESNIDKVHFDVCGRKISKYDKGLHIIQYSDGRVVKRMVK comes from the coding sequence ATGCAAATCTCAACAATTAGAAAAAGCATAACAACCTTGGCGTTGTTACTGGTGTTTAGTGTGTCTCATGCGCAGAAAGTAATAAAAGTTGAAAAGCCCGGTGAACTTTCAAAACAAATCACCTCGTCCGAAAAGTTCTCCATTACAGATCTTACCATATCGGGTAGTATTAATGGTGCCGATATCTTGTGCCTTCGCGAGATGGCTGGCAGGGACATAGAGGGGAAACCTACAGAGGGGAAACTTTCCACACTTGACCTCTCTGGGGCTAAAATTGTTGCTAACGGTGGCAATTATTATCAGGTAAAGAGAGGTATGTTTACCAAATACTACGCACCTGCCTATGATGACGAGGTGAGTGCCTACATGTTCTACCAATGCCAGGCACTGATAACACTAAAATTGCCTACAACGACAAAGAGTATTGAGCAAAACGCTTTCAGCGGTTGCACTTCGCTTACTGAATGCGTCATTCCGCAAAGCGTTGCTATCATGAGGGAGAATGCCTTTAAGGATTGTGGCAAATTAGCGTCAATTGCACTTCCCAACTCGCTCAAGGAAATAAGCAAGTGTGCCTTTGCTGGATGCAAATCACTTACTTCGGTGACTTTTCCATCACAGTTGGAGAAAATAGGTGCACAAGCTTTTGAGAATTGCACCTCGCTTGCTACCCTTTCCGAACTTCCATCATTATTGTCCGAAATAGAGGAAAAAGCTTTTTACAATACTGCTGTTACGGCATACACGGTGGCAGAAGATAATGACTATTATTGTGCCAGCAATGGAGTGCTTTACGATGCCGATAAAATATCAATACAACTGTATCCTGCAGGCAGCAGTGCGACTTCGTTTGAGATACCTGGAAGTGTTGGAGAAATAGACGAGTATGCCTTTGCTTATGCCAAAAACCTGAAGAACATCAGTCTTCCGGAAGGACTCACCAACGTAAGCAAATATGCTTTTGAGCATGCTGGACTTGAGCAATTTACTTCACTTGCCTCTAATCTTTCTATCGGAGAGTCGGCATTCAGCGACTGTGTCGAGTTGCAAACTGTTGACTTCAAAGGGGCAATTGGTGGAATAGGAAGTTATGCATTCAAAAACAACAAAAAACTTTCTGTCGTGCAGTTTACTGGTTCAGCCATGCCTGAGTTTGGCCAGTATGTATTTACACCTAAGGCCGTAAAACTTAAAGTCTATGTAGAAAAAAACTTGATTGACAAATTTAAAGATGCTTTTACCTCAAAAAAAGTAGCGTTAGGTACAATGTACGAAATCTTTGACATCACAACCTCTGGAATTGCGAAGCAGTCTGTCTATGAGTCGAACATAGATAAAGTACACTTCGACGTATGTGGTAGAAAGATAAGCAAGTATGACAAAGGACTTCACATTATTCAGTATTCTGATGGACGTGTTGTCAAGCGTATGGTAAAATAA
- a CDS encoding helix-turn-helix transcriptional regulator, with protein sequence MENHNSIIGTQLIVMTKSDLDELIHKAAYKTEDPSSDSNGAEEPAIPNEERFITREEASRLLHVDLSTLWRWNKTKVLCARKVGPRRVMYNYAEVLSLLNESK encoded by the coding sequence ATGGAAAATCACAATTCGATTATTGGTACCCAGCTCATCGTGATGACAAAATCAGATTTAGACGAGTTAATTCATAAGGCTGCGTACAAAACGGAAGACCCATCTTCTGATAGCAACGGTGCAGAAGAACCTGCTATACCCAATGAGGAACGCTTTATTACACGTGAGGAAGCCTCCCGACTTCTTCATGTGGATTTGAGTACTTTGTGGCGGTGGAACAAGACAAAGGTTTTATGCGCAAGAAAAGTAGGCCCCCGCAGGGTGATGTACAACTATGCAGAGGTTCTGTCTCTATTGAACGAATCCAAATAA
- a CDS encoding IS4 family transposase translates to MSKDSHFTGQPVYSQVLKLLDKEKILQISRETKGSEAYVKRFDGYQHLVVMLFGILKHFDSLRELEIGMKAEAHKLAHLGMSYLVRRSTLAEANIRRPQEFFASVYAYLLEKYAKFLADSRPAKSYKGQTHEPKDWEKLLYMMDSTTITLFDNILKGVGRHPKSGKKKGGMKVHTVMKYHVGVPMVVQLTSAAKHDHYLLKEVHLPKDSTLAMDRGYVDIAQFQRLTEEGVCYVTKMKKNLKYEVLASVTYVNAEGLVTHIDQKVLFTRGELTHETQRVEIFYETKRPVVLLTNNFDFTVEDIAEIYRLRWAIESLYKQLKQNFPLHFFYGDSVNAIQIQTWGSLDCEFADNSPVKKHQEALCIFASCYHGTAYAYVLRRFYRIYGKSRKNLE, encoded by the coding sequence ATGAGCAAAGATAGTCATTTTACCGGACAGCCGGTCTATAGTCAAGTATTAAAGTTACTCGACAAGGAGAAAATTCTTCAAATAAGCCGCGAAACGAAAGGAAGCGAGGCTTATGTGAAGCGTTTTGACGGTTACCAACATCTTGTCGTAATGTTGTTCGGCATCCTCAAACACTTTGATTCTCTGCGCGAACTTGAGATAGGCATGAAGGCGGAGGCTCACAAGCTCGCACACCTCGGAATGAGCTATTTGGTTCGTCGCAGCACGCTTGCTGAGGCCAATATACGCCGTCCTCAGGAGTTCTTTGCAAGTGTCTATGCATATCTACTGGAGAAGTATGCCAAGTTTTTAGCGGACAGCCGCCCTGCCAAGAGTTATAAGGGGCAGACGCACGAGCCTAAAGACTGGGAGAAGCTGCTTTACATGATGGATTCCACCACAATAACGCTCTTCGACAACATACTCAAAGGGGTTGGGCGGCATCCGAAATCAGGCAAGAAGAAAGGTGGCATGAAAGTGCATACGGTTATGAAGTATCATGTCGGCGTGCCGATGGTGGTGCAGCTCACATCCGCCGCTAAACACGACCATTACCTGCTAAAAGAGGTGCATCTGCCAAAAGACTCCACTTTGGCAATGGATCGTGGTTATGTCGACATAGCACAATTCCAACGTCTTACAGAAGAAGGCGTTTGCTACGTGACAAAAATGAAGAAAAACCTTAAGTATGAGGTACTTGCATCCGTTACGTATGTCAATGCAGAGGGCCTCGTAACGCATATTGATCAGAAAGTGCTTTTTACAAGAGGAGAGCTCACCCACGAGACACAAAGGGTGGAGATATTTTACGAGACAAAGAGACCTGTTGTACTATTGACCAACAACTTTGACTTTACTGTTGAGGACATTGCTGAAATCTACCGCCTAAGATGGGCTATCGAGTCGTTGTACAAACAGCTTAAACAGAACTTCCCGCTTCATTTCTTCTATGGGGACAGCGTCAATGCCATACAAATACAGACATGGGGTAGTCTTGATTGCGAATTTGCTGATAACAGTCCTGTCAAGAAGCATCAAGAGGCATTGTGCATTTTCGCAAGTTGTTACCATGGTACGGCTTATGCTTATGTACTACGTCGATTTTATCGCATTTATGGAAAATCCCGAAAAAACTTGGAATGA